A part of Eremothecium sinecaudum strain ATCC 58844 chromosome VII, complete sequence genomic DNA contains:
- the CKB1 gene encoding casein kinase 2 regulatory subunit CKB1 (Syntenic homolog of Ashbya gossypii AGR163W; Syntenic homolog of Saccharomyces cerevisiae YGL019W (CKB1)), whose translation MSFMEEVSDVSESSNYDEWIPAFCSRFGHEFFCQVPTEFIEDDFNLTGLSPNFPLYRPALDLIMGYEPASYEEDEILEVDVTGNGVSSNDGDLNRSNGNGVVKRSPGGESRERQSVDKSMVEHSAEQLYGLIHARYILTKQGLQAMAEKFDHKEFGTCPRYYCGGMQLLPCGLSDTVGKNTVRLYCASCQDLYLPHSSRHLCLEGAFWGTSFPGVFLKHFKELEDYVEQKNKNLYRLRIFGFPVAKESVSGPRMEWLRQYPSTEEEWDEFRRCEFEIPPI comes from the coding sequence ATGTCATTTATGGAGGAAGTTTCTGATGTAAGTGAGTCTAGTAATTACGACGAATGGATACCTGCTTTTTGTTCAAGGTTTGGTCATGAGTTCTTTTGTCAAGTACCAACGGAGTTTATCGAAGACGATTTTAATTTAACGGGACTATCGCCAAATTTTCCTCTTTATCGACCAGCTTTGGATCTAATTATGGGCTACGAGCCAGCTTCATATGAAGAGGATGAAATTTTAGAGGTTGATGTTACTGGTAATGGCGTAAGCAGTAATGATGGCGACCTTAACCGCAGTAATGGTAATGGGGTTGTTAAGCGTAGTCCTGGTGGCGAAAGTAGGGAACGGCAATCGGTGGATAAATCTATGGTTGAGCATTCAGCAGAGCAGCTATATGGTTTAATCCATGCTCGGTACATTTTGACAAAGCAGGGCCTTCAAGCGATGGCTGAAAAGTTTGATCACAAGGAATTTGGGACTTGTCCTAGATATTACTGTGGAGGTATGCAGTTGCTTCCATGTGGGCTAAGTGATACCGTGGGCAAGAACACGGTTCGGTTATACTGTGCATCTTGTCAGGACTTATACTTACCTCATTCAAGCCGTCACCTGTGTTTGGAGGGGGCCTTCTGGGGAACCAGTTTCCCGGGGGTGTTTTTGAAGCATTTTAAGGAGCTAGAGGACTATGTAGAGCAGAAGAACAAAAATCTCTACCGGTTGAGAATTTTTGGTTTCCCGGTAGCCAAGGAGTCTGTTTCCGGCCCACGCATGGAATGGTTAAGACAGTACCCATCCACGGAAGAAGAATGGGACGAATTTCGGCGGTGTGAGTTTGAAATTCCTCCAATATGA
- the JAC1 gene encoding J-type chaperone JAC1 (Syntenic homolog of Ashbya gossypii AGR164C; Syntenic homolog of Saccharomyces cerevisiae YGL018C (JAC1)), with protein MFARIPKAGVRLSGKVFYSEAKLPKVFNRFNLFPGTFPHGNPSWNVDLRRLRREYLLLQSLSHPDTTSAGSTPKKDEEHSRKLNEAFNIIQNPVTRSQHLLELHGFDTSEKGLSAIGKNSELLATVMDVHEQLEKVEKWQEVKKILGENKRRMQETIKVLGAAFEKNDLEAAMQKSIELNYWAKLEKAMKEWTPGSKVKLD; from the coding sequence ATGTTTGCTAGAATTCCAAAAGCTGGTGTAAGGTTAAGTGGAAAGGTATTTTACTCAGAAGCCAAACTTCCAAAAGTGTTCAATAGGTTTAATTTGTTCCCTGGTACATTCCCACATGGTAATCCTAGCTGGAACGTGGATCTACGGAGGCTACGTAGAGAATACCTATTGTTGCAAAGTTTATCACATCCTGACACTACATCGGCGGGTTCCACGCCTAAGAAAGACGAAGAACATTCCCGGAAACTAAACGAAGCTTTTAATATAATCCAGAATCCAGTTACTAGAAGTCAGCACCTGCTTGAACTACATGGTTTCGACACATCAGAAAAGGGTCTTTCGGCTATTGGCAAGAATAGTGAATTATTGGCTACTGTAATGGACGTTCACGAGCAACTGGAGAAGGTAGAAAAGTGGCAAGAAGTAAAAAAGATCCTGGGAGAAAATAAACGTCGCATGCAGGAAACAATTAAGGTACTTGGGGCCGCGTTTGAAAAGAATGATCTTGAAGCTGCTATGCAGAAATCAATCGAATTAAACTACTGGGCAAAGCTGGAAAAAGCTATGAAAGAATGGACTCCTGGGTCAAAAGTAAAGCTGGATTAA
- the ATE1 gene encoding arginyltransferase (Syntenic homolog of Ashbya gossypii AGR165W; Syntenic homolog of Saccharomyces cerevisiae YGL017W (ATE1)), translating to MDVSERLITLYMPMYITEGSDTSCGYCKGKKKDSSKYSVNSWQYHYQEQLPESQRDVNNISIGMQVEQLTVEMYDNMCNMGFRRSGKLIYKTDMLRNCCRLYTIRTNSSMFKISKELKTCVKKFVKNISDNGDSEVPSDAVNGFESSEYRFINDIVNAELNSKSFYTRFEPAIFTKEKYDLYVRYQRIVHNDVSGLKPKAFEQFLCSSPFPNSIVQGNSEEWQELNDWRMLKKDQTVNRLGPAHECYYHNGKLIAVAVLDFLPTGLSSIYFIWDPDYSKWSLGKISALREMALIEKIHRPYYYMGYYIDDCPKMQYKAKYGGELLDVCTNRYFPLDEVRPFINGSKLFVMHELKDEKPIRELLLSFNPGEREDVEGRNNVIEHIYGKNGAAIENANSTIYQLQSRGIAYPLQPPFDILSVGKIDHKNSFFDVLNRIGYSDNHYNFPAIVPGLLPLWQLMEMLQNGSIKKINNNLMLLNMVTGQLRAVRDFDKENPFIKQIICNVIRLIGLDNTAKALIII from the coding sequence ATGGATGTCAGTGAGAGACTAATAACGTTGTACATGCCTATGTATATAACTGAAGGCTCTGATACATCATGTGGGTACTGTAAGGGCAAGAAGAAGGATTCCAGTAAGTATTCTGTTAATTCATGGCAGTATCATTATCAGGAACAATTACCAGAGTCTCAGCGCGACGTGAATAATATCTCTATCGGAATGCAAGTGGAGCAGCTAACGGTAGAAATGTATGATAATATGTGCAATATGGGATTTAGAAGATCTGGAAAGCTCATTTACAAGACCGACATGTTGCGAAATTGTTGCAGATTATACACAATCAGAACTAATTCATCTATGTTTAAAATATCTAAGGAATTAAAGACTTGCGTTAAGAAGTTTGTGAAAAACATTTCTGATAACGGCGACTCTGAGGTTCCATCCGATGCTGTCAATGGTTTTGAGAGCTCTGAATATCGGTTTATTAACGATATTGTCAACGCTGAGCTGAATAGCAAATCTTTTTACACAAGATTCGAGCCGGCTATCTTTACCAAGGAAAAGTACGATTTGTATGTACGGTACCAGCGAATAGTGCACAATGACGTTAGCGGTCTAAAACCGAAAGCATTTGAGCAGTTCCTCTGTTCATCACCCTTTCCCAATAGCATCGTTCAGGGAAATTCAGAAGAGTGGCAGGAACTAAACGATTGGAGGATGCTCAAAAAGGATCAAACGGTTAACAGATTAGGCCCTGCACACGAGTGCTACTACCACAATGGGAAGCTTATTGCCGTTGCTGTGTTGGATTTTCTCCCTACAGGGTTGTCTTCAATCTACTTTATATGGGATCCTGACTACAGCAAGTGGTCTCTTGGGAAGATCAGCGCTCTCAGAGAAATGGCTTTAATCGAGAAGATTCACAGGCCTTATTATTACATGGGCTACTATATTGATGACTGTCCGAAAATGCAATATAAAGCCAAGTACGGTGGCGAACTTCTGGATGTTTGCACTAATCGATATTTTCCGTTAGATGAAGTACGGCCGTTTATTAATGGCTCCAAGCTCTTTGTAATGCATGAGTTAAAAGATGAAAAGCCAATTCGCGAACTGCTATTAAGCTTCAACCCTGGGGAACGTGAAGATGTCGAAGGCCGTAATAATGTCATAGAACACATCTACGGTAAAAATGGAGCGGCCATAGAAAATGCAAATAGTACAATTTACCAGCTTCAATCCAGAGGAATTGCATACCCTCTCCAGCCTCCTTTTGATATTCTTTCAGTCGGTAAAATAGATCACAAAAATTCGTTTTTTGACGTACTCAACCGCATAGGATACTCTGATAACCATTACAACTTTCCGGCAATTGTACCGGGTCTCCTGCCACTCTGGCAGTTAATGGAGATGTTGCAAAACGGGTcaataaaaaaaattaacAACAATTTGATGCTTTTAAACATGGTTACCGGCCAACTACGTGCTGTTAGAGATTTTGACAAAGAAAATCCCTTTATAAAGCAGATAATATGCAATGTGATACGCCTAATTGGTCTTGATAACACTGCTAAAGCcctcatcatcatttaG
- the KAP122 gene encoding Kap122p (Syntenic homolog of Ashbya gossypii AGR166W; Syntenic homolog of Saccharomyces cerevisiae YGL016W (KAP122)), with protein sequence MGLVTGAGRQCYSPKAVLKGLIFIKRYSRCKFQQVYLISLMNISHILDLIGYLYSGNAGSELHQVQRELQKLQKSDFGVELADELLKRDDVSYDVKYFGALTYAVQLNTNLKSEEQLWSIFEGNLIHLTRLINVYLSMPSPNKRLFITLTKLISNLSLVFIHINGTRKPNSDIPIWPNPINTLIRLISHSKQWPIEQWQVGNAELSALVKSSITADVSYQELLQCIDPDDRLNELVLSFTKIIVEDFVKFQPKAVHMHEVNIVVHEHIYVSAMALINYNLENKLLSTINPPYTSEVFEFVRAWISFISYARRHSIHGNMDLSEMIKNLISLMCTTVNGTYPYSDMVIKILDDLFERDPMLVNYELRQQLESIFLGVTCTDKKDQNDSACSVGSHDWLLAYMDKLVTTESYEELKQLSECIVGFLKINTLEICNKLFTVVHADDGQVQQYIKVLLQLTNFPLVPVIQEAYSMKMVDLWIDICTSYNNIPQDILRPDSSEIAAELYSQLVKIYLPRISLRIKQRILEKSESRYDFLLYEFQDFRNAVEDLMETLWYSMDHSKLTNYLLSGISQQQSGNIDLFEVEVVSFLLKRLLDGVNLSQSPLVSDLIRDSNLVEHVMLLISTGCKQQAYDETTQELKCVFLDTGARLLATLSGFLQLDQKQLSHIVSSLFDCIENCHKFNAPRYAEKMHEDLINTVVTLCDKCRNELVPLLPNFIQVLHAILPQTSSNSNVIRGKLTRSIAYIVQTSVRKGPEEQGKHISETLDLFVTTMYRTDRNSMLCLLTCISELGSGILEKHDYEDPEYTQQIGALRNYWEEDPLQVRKKVYDVVTSCCEQYSKDTEFIEVSCLIFSKSLSLDDSKAHFLAFDTNIIMEFILARLATCEISTGLPYISYLLERIVMHRKLDLTSTDFDFMFTNCFIKYYQTHIVNDPDLIQVMIGFVNEVMYEKPTIAVHSSHWSTFILPQFIRFLSAKERFTISVVAKFWARFLNNRRYTLDDKAIVDSNIASLGEQLLTSTMHALLNTQRSDIQYYTEVLRALVAKKPLETKKWLTQSLPQLSNNGKANSKFLEAILLARGSRATQNIVLEWWLQSNGLPKMK encoded by the exons ATGGGATTAGTAACGGGAGCCGGTCGACAGTGTTATTCACCAAAGGCTGTGCTGAAGGGATTGATATTTATCAAGCGGTATTCCAGGTGTAAGTTTCAACAAGTTTATCTTATATCCTTGATGAATATATCTCACATATTAGAC CTTATTGGCTACTTGTACAGCGGAAATGCGGGATCGGAGCTTCATCAAGTTCAACGGGAATTGCAAAAGCTACAGAAGTCCGATTTCGGTGTTGAACTCGCGGACGAACTGCTGAAACGGGATGATGTATCTTATGACGTTAAATATTTTGGTGCATTAACTTATGCAGTCCAGCTAAATACGAATTTGAAATCAGAAGAGCAACTTTGGTCTATATTTGAGGGTAATTTAATTCATTTGACTAGGTTAATTAATGTTTACCTTTCTATGCCAAGTCCCAATAAAAGATTATTTATTACGTTAACCAAATTGATATCGAATTTATCATTGGTTTTTATTCACATAAATGGGACACGCAAGCCTAATAGTGATATACCAATATGGCCTAATCCTATCAATACGTTAATCAGACTCATTTCACATAGTAAACAGTGGCCTATAGAACAGTGGCAGGTAGGTAATGCCGAGCTTTCTGCTTTAGTAAAGAGTTCTATTACAGCTGATGTAAGTTACCAAGAGCTGTTACAGTGCATTGATCCCGATGACCGATTGAATGAATTAGTTCTTTCATTTACAAAAATTATAGTAGAGGATTTCGTGAAATTCCAACCCAAAGCAGTGCATATGCATGAAGTAAATATAGTTGTTCATGAACACATATATGTCTCTGCCATGGCACTTATAAATTATAACCTGGAAAATAAGCTACTTTCTACCATCAATCCCCCATACACTAGCGAAGTTTTTGAATTTGTACGTGCATGGATATCATTTATCTCTTATGCTAGAAGGCACTCTATTCACGGTAATATGGATCTTTCGGAAATGATTAAAAATCTGATTAGTCTTATGTGTACAACTGTAAATGGCACCTACCCATATTCAGATATGGTAATCAAAATTTTGGATGACTTGTTCGAGAGAGACCCAATGTTGGTGAACTACGAATTACGCCAGCAGCTTGAGTCAATATTTCTCGGTGTAACTTGCACTGACAAAAAAGACCAAAACGACTCTGCGTGCTCTGTAGGCAGTCACGATTGGTTACTAGCATATATGGATAAATTAGTTACTACAGAGTCCTACGAAGAATTGAAGCAGCTTTCCGAATGTATTGTGGGTTTTCTTAAGATTAACACCTTGGAGATTTGCAACAAATTGTTTACTGTAGTTCATGCTGATGATGGTCAGGTGCAGCAATATATTAAGGTTTTATTACAATTGACTAATTTTCCTTTGGTTCCCGTTATCCAAGAGGCGTATTCTATGAAAATGGTTGATTTATGGATAGATATCTGCACCTCCTATAATAATATACCTCAAGATATTCTGCGGCCTGATAGTTCTGAAATAGCGGCTGAGCTATATAGTCAACTGGTCAAAATTTATTTACCCCGGATTAGTTTAAGAATCAAGCAAAGAATTCTAGAAAAATCTGAAAGCCGATATGACTTTTTGTTATACGAGTTTCAAGACTTCAGAAATGCCGTCGAAGACCTCATGGAAACCTTGTGGTATTCTATGGACCATAGCAAGCTGACAAACTACTTGCTATCAGGAATTAGTCAACAACAAAGTGGAAATATAGATCTGTTTGAGGTGGAAGTAGTGTCATTCCTGTTGAAGAGGTTGCTTGATGGGGTTAATCTGTCCCAATCACCATTGGTTAGCGATTTGATTCGTGACTCTAACCTGGTGGAACATGTAATGTTGCTAATTAGTACTGGCTGCAAGCAACAAGCCTATGATGAGACCACTCAAGAATTAAAATGCGTTTTCCTAGATACTGGAGCAAGGCTATTAGCAACCTTATCAGGTTTTTTGCAACTCGATCAGAAGCAGTTGAGTCATATCGTGTCATCGCTATTTGATTGCATTGAAAATTGTCATAAGTTTAATGCCCCACGTTATGCTGAAAAAATGCACGAAGATCTCATCAACACTGTGGTTACTCTCTGTGATAAATGTCGTAATGAGCTGGTACCGTTACTGCCTAATTTTATACAGGTTTTGCATGCAATTCTTCCGCAGACATCTTCAAATTCCAATGTTATACGAGGGAAACTTACTCGTTCCATTGCATACATTGTTCAAACTTCAGTAAGAAAAGGTCCCGAAGAGCAAGGTAAACATATTAGCGAGACATTAGACCTCTTTGTTACTACGATGTATCGTACTGATAGAAACAGCATGCTCTGTTTGCTCACATGTATCAGTGAGTTAGGTTCAGGTATTCTCGAAAAACACGATTATGAAGATCCAGAATACACTCAACAAATAGGGGCATTAAGAAACTATTGGGAAGAAGATCCTTTACAAGTTCGGAAAAAGGTTTACGACGTCGTGACTTCATGCTGCGAGCAATATTCAAAAGATACAGAATTTATCGAGGTGAGTTGTCTAATATTTAGTAAATCGTTAAGTTTAGACGATTCTAAAGCACATTTCCTTGCATTTGACACAAATATTATCATGGAATTCATATTAGCGAGACTTGCAACATGCGAAATATCAACTGGTTTGCCTTATATCAGCTATTTGCTCGAAAGAATCGTTATGCATAGAAAATTGGATCTAACATCGACGGATTTTGACTTTATGTTCACGAATTGCTTCATTAAATACTATCAAACCCACATTGTCAACGATCCAGATCTCATCCAAGTCATGATAGGATTCGTAAACGAAGTTATGTACGAAAAACCCACAATTGCCGTTCATTCATCGCATTGGTCCACTTTCATTTTACCACAATTCATTCGTTTCCTATCTGCTAAGGAACGTTTTACTATAAGTGTGGTTGCCAAATTTTGGGCCAGGTTCCTAAATAACAGAAGATATACACTCGATGATAAAGCAATTGTTGATAGTAACATTGCTTCATTAGGTGAACAATTGCTGACTAGTACTATGCACGCCCTTTTAAACACACAGAGGTCAGATATACAGTACTATACCGAGGTCCTTCGTGCACTTGTCGCCAAGAAGCCACTGGAAACTAAGAAATGGCTCACCCAGTCCCTTCCTCAATTATCAAACAATGGAAAAGCCAACTCAAAGTTCCTAGAGGCCATTTTACTTGCTCGCGGTTCAAGAGCCACACAGAATATTGTACTAGAATGGTGGCTACAAAGCAATGGCTTGCCAAAGATGAAGTGa
- a CDS encoding HGL088Wp (Syntenic homolog of Ashbya gossypii AGR167W; Non-syntenic homolog of Saccharomyces cerevisiae YGL202W (ARO8)), protein MMAKDLRHLLSKEALIRKPSPIKTTMAYFEDPKMVFLGAGMPPGELFPINSITIDAPLPPTANPADYDKSGIVLGKILKVLSDREFLSDIPLERALQYGNSRGQKELLDFLKQHMLEFHRVLYEDWDIITTAGATQAWDATLRVFCDPDDSILLEELTYSSSVEAAESQLLYCVGMEMDEDGIIPEKLAYLLENWNELHPGRRFPKLLYTIPTGQNPTGATLSEDRKPIIYALANRYDMMIIEDDPYYYLNMGEYVPGLIRTDEMYNTTTQFFIENPKQFKKSLSKSFLELDFDGRVIRLDSMTKIFAPGCRTGWIMGPKYLLDIYWNLHELSIQSTSGFSQSIINGILCRWGHERYKNWLIQLCQLYTKKRDFCLDCCYKYLPLDFVRVPAPMAGMFFMVYFDALRHPLFETKFESDPNQVEEYLYKRFVEEGVLLACGSWFKVNRNSRKNTEISFRGTFAAPQPAALELGIRTAAKVIRTEFKL, encoded by the coding sequence ATGATGGCAAAGGACCTTAGACATTTATTAAGCAAAGAGGCGCTAATTAGAAAACCATCGCCAATTAAAACTACCATGGCATATTTTGAGGATCCCAAAATGGTATTTTTAGGCGCTGGCATGCCTCCTGGTGAATTATTCCCCATAAATTCAATTACTATAGATGCACCTTTGCCACCTACTGCAAATCCAGCTGATTATGATAAGAGTGGGATAGTTCTAGGTAAGATTTTAAAAGTACTGTCGGATCGCGAGTTTCTGTCCGATATTCCACTTGAAAGGGCGTTGCAATATGGTAATTCGCGAGGACAAAAAGAGCTCTTGGATTTCTTGAAGCAACACATGTTGGAGTTTCACAGGGTGTTATATGAAGACTGGGATATTATCACCACTGCTGGTGCTACTCAAGCATGGGATGCAACATTAAGGGTATTTTGTGATCCCGATGACAGTATTCTTCTCGAAGAATTGACTTATTCCTCATCTGTGGAAGCCGCAGAATCACAGCTTCTATATTGCGTTGGTATGGAGATGGATGAGGATGGTATTATTCCTGAGAAGCTTGCATATCTACTAGAAAATTGGAATGAATTACATCCAGGGCGCAGATTCCCTAAATTATTGTATACTATACCAACAGGACAAAATCCAACTGGTGCCACTCTAAGTGAAGATCGTAAACCAATCATATACGCTCTTGCAAATCGCTACGACATGATGATAATTGAGGATGATCCTTATTACTACTTGAATATGGGAGAATACGTTCCTGGTTTGATTAGGACCGATGAGATGTACAATACAACAACTCAATTCTTCATAGAAAATCCCAAACAGTTCAAAAAATCGTTATCCAAATCTTTCTTAGAATTAGATTTTGATGGAAGAGTAATAAGGTTAGATTCCATGACAAAGATCTTTGCGCCAGGTTGTCGTACTGGCTGGATAATGGGTCCCAAATATTTGCTCGACATTTATTGGAATTTACACGAATTATCAATCCAATCCACCTCGGGGTTCTCACAAAGTATCATAAATGGCATTTTATGTCGCTGGGGCCATGAACGCTACAAGAACTGGCTAATTCAATTGTGCCAGCTGTACACTAAGAAGCGCGATTTCTGCCTCGACTGCTGCTACAAATATCTTCCATTGGATTTTGTGCGTGTCCCTGCACCAATGGCTGGAATGTTCTTCATGGTTTACTTTGATGCCCTGAGGCATCCACTCTTTGAAACAAAATTTGAGTCTGATCCGAATCAAGTCGAAGAATATTTGTACAAAAGGTTCGTAGAAGAGGGCGTTTTATTAGCATGTGGTTCTTGGTTTAAAGTCAATCGTAACAGTCGAAAAAATACAGAAATATCTTTTAGAGGAACATTTGCAGCTCCACAACCTGCAGCTTTAGAATTAGGTATAAGAACTGCTGCAAAGGTAATTCGGACTGAGTTTAAATTATGA